The Jiangella sp. DSM 45060 genome contains the following window.
TGTACCAGACCGCCCAGACGGCGTTCGGGCCGCTGTTCGGCTGCACCATCGGCGGCTCGATGCGGATGAACTGGCCTTCCGGGAACGCGGCCAGGTAGCCCGGGTAGCCCGTGCCGACGATGGTGGCGTGCCGGCCGTTCCCGGACGCGTCCGGCGCGGTCTCACCCTCGTCGTCGAAGGTCCAGCGGGCCCGAAGGGCGCCGGCGTCCGGTCCGGTGGCGCCGGCGGCCAGTTGCTGGATCTCCGTGGCGCTGAGCGCGCGGCCGTGCAGCTGGACCTCGTCGACGGCGGCGTTGAGCAGGGCGTGGTCGTTGCTGGTGGAGCGGCCGATCCAGTTGCTGACGGTGTCACCCAGGGCCGCCGGCGTGATCGTCATGGCCGGGTTGACGCCCGCCTCGACGCCGTTGACGTACAGACGTCCGGTGCCGCCCTGGATCGTGACGGCGACGTGGTTCCAGGCGTTCGTCGTGAGCTGCGTGGTGGCGTCGATGCGCTGCTCGGCGTTGGCGCCGTCGGTGGTGATCGCGAACCGCGGGCCGACGTCGTTCGAGACCCGCGCGGTGAGCGCCAGGTAGGCGCGGGTGCTGGTCGCGAGCGTGAGGATGCGCGCGTTCGTCTGGCTGCTGCCCGGGTTCACCCACGCGCTGAACGTCGCGTCGGTGAGGCCCGGGGTGAGGCCGGACGGGAGCGTGACGAACTGGTTCGGGTGCGGGTCGCTGAGCCTGACCGCCTTGCCGAACCGGCCCGCGACCCGGCCGAAATCGCGCCCGTCGAGCGCGTCCTGGACCTTCGCCAGCTCCTCGACGATGTAGTCCAGCTTCGTCAGGAAGATCTCCTCGCCGGTGGCCGCCCAGCACTGCGCCAGCATCGTCATCCAGTGGCCGGAGAAGTGGCCGCGGAGCAGGTGGTTCGGGGTGTCCCAGCCGCCCGGCCAGGTGCCCGGCGCGGGGAGCCCGGCGTTCGCGCGGAACAGGTGCAGCATGCGGTCCGGCCCGTCCAGCGGGTCGCTCGTGCCGGGGTAGTGGCGGGCGTAGTCGATCATCCGGTCGCGCTTCGCCTTGTAGATGCCGTCGCCCAGGCTGACCTGGTTCAACGCGAACGGCGCCACCTCCCATACGGGGGACGTCCAGCCCGGGCGCGGCGCGCCGCCGGGAATGGCCGACGCGGCTGGCGGTGCGGCGGCCGTGGCCGGTGCGGCCGCCGTGGCCGCCGCCGATGCCGCCGCCGGTGCGGCCGCCGCCATCGCGCCGAACCGCAGCGCGTCCCGCCGGGAGAATCTCTTGCTCATGTCTGGCCCTCCTCGTTCCGGCCCTCGTCGGCCGTGCGATGTGAGCGTTAACAACGTGGTGGAGAGTCCGCTATGGACGGATGTGACCTGTGATGTGTGAAATAGTGCCCGCTGTCGCAGGCCGGGTCAAGGGTGATCGTCAGTCAGCGCCCAGGGTCCGCCGATCGGTCCGCTGCCCTGGGGTCCGCCCAGCGGCCGTCCTGGGGTTCGTCGAGCGGTCGGCCTCCGCGGGGCGTGCCGACCCGGGCTCGCCGGACGTCGGCCGCCCCGGGCTCGCCGGGTGGGCCGCCGGGTGGGCCGCCGGGTGGGCCGCCGTCCCGGGCCGACTGCCCCGGGCCGACTGCCCCGGGCCGACTGCCCCGGGCCGACTGCCCCGGGCCGACTGCCCCGGGCCGACTGCCCCGAGCCTCCCCCGGGCGGTCCGCCGCTCTGGGTCCGCCGGGCGGCCTGGCACTCTGGGTCCGCCGGGCGGCCTGGCACTCTTGTCCCCGCCGCCTCGGCCCCCGCGACGGCCTGCCGTCCCCGGGCGCGTCGAGCGGCCTCCATCCTCGCCGAATTGCAGACGTGTGCGGATCACGCCAGCCACACGAATCCCACGAGTCTGCCAGCCACGACACGCCCGTTGATCACGGAGGAATCGGGGTTCCAGTCGCCCGGAGCCCCGATGACTCCATGCTCGACTCGAGCGAGGCGGGTCGCCCGTCAGAGTTTGCGCATCGACCAGGCCTGTTCGGCTGAACCGACCACCGTGTCGAGGTCCTGGCCGGTCGAGGCGAGCACCGCCGCCGCCACCGCGCCCTCGGTGAACGGGGCGTCGGCGAGGCGGACGAGGGGACCGTCGCCGTCGTCCTCGAGGTCTTCGAGCAGGGTCTTCGCCGTCAGCACCGAACTACCCATGTCCATGAGGACGCAGACGCCGTCACCGGTGTCGGCCGCCTTCACGGCCGCCGCGATGAGGTCGATGCTGGTGCCGAACCGCCCGTCGTCGGTGCCGCCGGCGGGGCGGATGGCGACCGACGGGCCGGCGAGCTCCGCCGCCATCTCGGCGACGGAGCCGGCGACCGCAGGACTGTGGGAGACGAGCACGATGCCGACCGTCACGCCACGACCTCCGCCAGTGCCCGCAGGATCAACGCCGTCGACGCGGCGCCGGGGTCCTCGTGGCCGACGCTGCGCGGACCGAGATAGCTGGCCCGGCCCTTGCGCGCCTGCATCGGGACGGTCGCGGCCAGCCCCTGCTCGGCGCCGTCGGCGGCCGCAGCGGCCGCCGCGGCGAGCGGTCCGCCGTCGGCCGCCACCGCCTGGAACGCGGCGACCGCGGGCGCGAGCGCGTCGATCATGGTCTTGTCGCCCTCGTTGGCGCCGCCCAGCTCCTTGATGGCGGTCAGGGCGGCCTCGAGCGCCGCGCCGAGCTCGTCGGCGGAGGCCGAGGCGGTGTCGCCGAGGGCCTTGCCGGCCCGGCGGAACGCGCTGCCGTACAACGGACCGGACGCCCCGCCGGTCTTCGCGACGATGCCACGGCCCGCAGCGACGAGGACGTCGCCCGGGGTGGAGGGTGCGCGTTCGGCGATGTTGGTCAGCGCGGCGGCGAGCCCGCGGGCCATGTTGGCGCCGTGGTCGCCGTCGCCGATGGCGGCGTCGAGGCCGGTCAGCCGTGCCTCGTCGGCCTTGACGGCGGCCTCGGCCGCGGTGATCCAGGCCGTCGCCGTCTGTGCGTCGAACGCCATGCTCACCGTCCCCACCGCAGCGCGGGCGTCTCGACCGGCGCGTCCCACAACCGCAGCAGGTCGTCGTCGAGCGACATGACCGAGATCGAGAAGCCCTGCTGGTCGAGGCTGGTGATGTAGTTGCCGACCAGGCTGCGCGCGACCCGTGCGCCGTGTCCCTCGATCCAGGCGACGGCTTCGGCGAACGCGCCGTACAACTCGATCAGCGGGCTGCCGCCCTGGCCGTTGACCATGACCAGGACGTCGCCGGAGACCGGCCGGTCGGCGTGGATGACGTCGAGCGAGTAGCCGACGAGGTCGTGGATCGGCGCCATCGTGCCGCGCTCGCGGCCCGGTTCGCCGTGGATGCCGACGCCCAGCTCGACCTCGTCGTCGGCGAGGTCGAAGCCCGGCTTGCCGGCGGCCGGGACGGTGCCGGCGTGCAGCGCTATGGCGAACGACCGGGTGACCTCGTTGACGTGGGAGGCGATGCCGGCGACGGTGTCGAGGTCGGCGCCCTCCTCGGCGGCGGCGCCGGCGATCTTCTCGACGAACACCGTGCCGCCGACGCCGCGGCGCCCGGCCGTGAAGGTGGAGTCCTCGACGGCGGCGTCGTCGTTGGTGACGACACTGGCGACGCGGATGTCCTCGTCGTCGGCCAGCTCGGCCGCCATGCGGAAGTTGAGCACGTCGCCGGTGTAGTTCTTGACGATGTGCAGCACGCCGGCACCGCCGTCGGCGGCCTTC
Protein-coding sequences here:
- the dhaM gene encoding dihydroxyacetone kinase phosphoryl donor subunit DhaM, with amino-acid sequence MTVGIVLVSHSPAVAGSVAEMAAELAGPSVAIRPAGGTDDGRFGTSIDLIAAAVKAADTGDGVCVLMDMGSSVLTAKTLLEDLEDDGDGPLVRLADAPFTEGAVAAAVLASTGQDLDTVVGSAEQAWSMRKL
- the dhaK gene encoding dihydroxyacetone kinase subunit DhaK, which produces MKKLINSPDSVIADALRGMAAAHPSLAVDLENRVISRAGGATQGRVGLVSGGGSGHEPLHGGYVGHGMLSAAAPGEVYTSPVPDQILAATKAADGGAGVLHIVKNYTGDVLNFRMAAELADDEDIRVASVVTNDDAAVEDSTFTAGRRGVGGTVFVEKIAGAAAEEGADLDTVAGIASHVNEVTRSFAIALHAGTVPAAGKPGFDLADDEVELGVGIHGEPGRERGTMAPIHDLVGYSLDVIHADRPVSGDVLVMVNGQGGSPLIELYGAFAEAVAWIEGHGARVARSLVGNYITSLDQQGFSISVMSLDDDLLRLWDAPVETPALRWGR
- the dhaL gene encoding dihydroxyacetone kinase subunit DhaL — protein: MAFDAQTATAWITAAEAAVKADEARLTGLDAAIGDGDHGANMARGLAAALTNIAERAPSTPGDVLVAAGRGIVAKTGGASGPLYGSAFRRAGKALGDTASASADELGAALEAALTAIKELGGANEGDKTMIDALAPAVAAFQAVAADGGPLAAAAAAAADGAEQGLAATVPMQARKGRASYLGPRSVGHEDPGAASTALILRALAEVVA